Proteins from a genomic interval of Candidatus Methanoperedens sp.:
- a CDS encoding nucleotidyltransferase: MIELFRTYVKWKILSHFLANPNIPFHIKQLARILNVSPASVSGAVKSFEEYGLLSKEEKGLAHIYKLESDNSMVAPLKKAYGIAFVLSSKPKEKFLEIDPNIISLALFGSFAKGSFDEKSDIDFLIVTSARKEMFIKAAKRLEEELEKEVSLSVLKLSEWRTMAKKDDAFYKRVVENHILLYGSGLK; encoded by the coding sequence TTGATTGAACTATTCAGAACATATGTAAAATGGAAAATCCTGTCTCATTTCCTGGCAAATCCAAATATCCCTTTCCACATTAAACAGCTTGCAAGGATACTTAATGTCAGCCCTGCAAGCGTGAGCGGTGCTGTAAAGTCCTTCGAGGAGTATGGGCTGCTTTCGAAGGAAGAAAAAGGGCTGGCTCATATTTACAAGCTGGAATCTGATAATAGCATGGTTGCGCCGCTGAAAAAGGCATACGGGATCGCATTTGTGCTGTCATCAAAACCAAAAGAGAAATTCCTTGAAATAGATCCGAATATTATCTCTCTTGCCCTTTTTGGAAGCTTTGCAAAAGGCAGTTTTGATGAAAAAAGTGACATCGATTTTCTGATAGTGACATCTGCAAGGAAAGAAATGTTCATAAAAGCAGCAAAACGACTGGAGGAAGAATTGGAAAAAGAGGTAAGTTTATCTGTTTTAAAATTATCAGAATGGAGGACTATGGCAAAAAAGGATGATGCATTTTATAAAAGAGTTGTTGAAAATCACATCCTGCTCTATGGGAGCGGTTTAAAATGA
- a CDS encoding HEPN domain-containing protein, whose protein sequence is MENALRSLELSRSNIEDAAENMSIHRYRVVAISSYSSMFHAARAILFRDGIKERSHECIPVYLKEKYPQLETLANILDSYRRFRHDAIYGLDFAIDDKEAKAALDSAQEILEKIRIFIGEDK, encoded by the coding sequence ATGGAAAATGCCCTTCGTTCCCTTGAGCTTTCAAGGAGCAATATTGAGGATGCGGCTGAGAATATGTCCATACATCGTTATAGAGTAGTGGCTATATCGAGTTACTCATCCATGTTTCATGCAGCAAGAGCCATCCTTTTCAGGGATGGGATAAAAGAGCGCAGTCATGAATGTATCCCTGTTTATCTTAAGGAAAAGTATCCGCAATTGGAGACTTTAGCAAATATTCTTGATTCATACCGAAGATTCAGGCACGATGCAATTTATGGGCTTGATTTCGCAATTGATGATAAAGAAGCAAAAGCTGCCCTGGATTCTGCACAAGAAATTCTTGAGAAAATAAGAATTTTCATAGGTGAAGATAAATGA